Proteins encoded within one genomic window of Fretibacterium sp. OH1220_COT-178:
- a CDS encoding RDD family protein codes for MDETVLEPTGGNVSEAKREEPERESESPGTASLVIRLVARALDFIILFLIFDRFTGPVREPFARFVFNLFLRSLRIRVFLIDAHVLNVGFLLLTGFFMVSCIWLLCNSWGLFRSGQTLGKRMTQIRITPEDRSCPSASVGFGRLFLRELPFLFFVTLLFISWYAEPRSEMGIYAKLAVAVLLIDVLPGLFGSGRCVHDRLAGTRVCDLKLSETPVPPGSREHRYDGAYYSGLYREYAEKLAEDGTGNSDKDSA; via the coding sequence ACTGGAACCGACGGGAGGGAACGTATCGGAAGCCAAACGGGAGGAGCCGGAGAGAGAATCGGAATCGCCAGGGACGGCATCGCTGGTTATCCGATTGGTCGCGCGAGCACTGGATTTTATCATTCTGTTTCTTATTTTTGATCGTTTTACAGGTCCTGTACGGGAACCGTTTGCGAGATTTGTCTTCAATCTCTTTCTGCGCTCTCTCAGGATAAGGGTGTTCCTGATCGATGCCCATGTCCTCAACGTTGGGTTCTTGTTGCTCACCGGTTTTTTTATGGTCTCGTGCATCTGGCTTTTGTGCAATAGCTGGGGGTTGTTCCGTTCGGGGCAGACCCTCGGCAAGAGAATGACTCAAATCCGTATTACGCCTGAGGACAGGTCTTGTCCTTCGGCCTCCGTCGGTTTCGGCCGTCTGTTCTTAAGGGAGCTCCCGTTTTTGTTCTTCGTCACCTTGTTGTTCATCTCCTGGTATGCCGAACCTCGTTCGGAAATGGGTATCTATGCGAAGCTTGCGGTGGCGGTCCTGCTGATCGACGTGCTCCCGGGGCTGTTCGGATCGGGGCGCTGCGTTCATGACCGTCTTGCGGGGACGCGGGTCTGCGATCTGAAGCTCTCCGAAACGCCTGTCCCTCCGGGGTCTCGGGAACATCGCTATGATGGGGCGTACTATTCCGGCCTTTATAGAGAATACGCGGAGAAACTGGCGGAGGACGGAACGGGAAATTCCGACAAAGACTCGGCGTGA